The following coding sequences lie in one Falsibacillus albus genomic window:
- the hpt gene encoding hypoxanthine phosphoribosyltransferase has protein sequence MKQDIEKVLITEEEIQAKIKDLAGQLTEEYKDSFPLAIGVLKGAMPFMSDLLKRIDTYLEMDFMDVSSYGNSTVSTGEVKIVKDLNTKVEGRDLLIIEDIIDSGLTLSYLVDLFRYRKAKSIKIVTLLDKPTGRKSDIEADYVGFNVPDAFVVGYGLDYAEKYRNLPYIGVLKPEVYNKGE, from the coding sequence ATGAAACAGGATATTGAAAAAGTATTAATTACAGAAGAAGAAATCCAAGCGAAGATCAAAGACTTGGCTGGACAATTAACAGAAGAATACAAGGACAGCTTTCCCTTGGCGATCGGCGTTTTAAAAGGTGCGATGCCATTTATGTCAGACCTGTTAAAACGAATTGATACTTATTTGGAAATGGATTTCATGGATGTATCAAGCTATGGAAACTCCACCGTCTCTACAGGGGAAGTAAAAATAGTAAAAGATTTGAATACAAAAGTGGAAGGAAGGGACCTGCTGATCATTGAAGACATCATCGACAGCGGTCTTACATTAAGCTACCTGGTTGATTTATTCCGCTATCGTAAAGCTAAATCCATCAAAATCGTGACGCTTTTGGATAAACCGACAGGCAGGAAATCTGATATTGAAGCAGACTATGTAGGCTTTAATGTTCCAGATGCTTTTGTTGTTGGATATGGATTGGATTACGCAGAAAAATACCGTAATCTTCCTTATATAGGTGTGTTAAAACCTGAAGTTTATAACAAAGGCGAGTAA